A window of the Arenibacter algicola genome harbors these coding sequences:
- a CDS encoding PepSY-associated TM helix domain-containing protein, whose amino-acid sequence MNLRKIIFELHKILGLTTGIVVFIVAITGCCWAFRDEIESLYDDYKKVSPQNKPILTPTEAKMYAMEVFPNNHVHGTLFKKADDAIEVIFYDPEPEFYQSVFLNPYTGEVIQVDDHLSGFFAFILKGHMRLWLPKEIGEQVVGASILIFMVIILSGIFLWIPKKRKNLKQRLRFNWKDTTRWKRKNFDLHTVIGFYICSLALILAFTGSVMSYNWMKYVLYKSLGGDKEAAFIIPENIGTANINEDVKPMDLLIPKLWAASPEAESFELHYPKSEDESIYVEVSNSSGLYYDSDFRFFDQHTLEEIETPGIYGKYEDAKLADKILRMNYDIHIGAIGGIAGKIIAFLVSLLTASLPVTGILLWYGRTYKKKHKKLAEVEL is encoded by the coding sequence ATGAACCTCAGAAAAATCATCTTCGAACTTCATAAAATTTTAGGACTTACCACTGGTATCGTCGTGTTTATTGTAGCGATTACCGGCTGTTGCTGGGCCTTTAGGGATGAGATTGAAAGTCTATATGACGACTATAAAAAGGTAAGCCCCCAAAACAAGCCTATTCTTACCCCTACTGAGGCCAAAATGTACGCTATGGAAGTTTTCCCCAATAACCATGTACACGGTACCCTATTTAAAAAAGCGGATGATGCCATTGAGGTAATTTTTTACGACCCCGAACCAGAATTTTACCAAAGCGTTTTTTTAAACCCCTATACTGGTGAGGTGATACAGGTAGATGATCATTTATCCGGGTTTTTTGCCTTTATCCTAAAAGGGCATATGCGCCTATGGTTGCCAAAAGAAATTGGGGAACAAGTGGTAGGTGCATCCATCCTCATTTTTATGGTGATAATCCTTTCCGGTATCTTTCTGTGGATACCCAAAAAACGTAAAAACCTTAAACAACGCTTACGGTTCAACTGGAAGGATACTACGCGCTGGAAACGCAAAAACTTTGATCTTCACACTGTAATCGGTTTTTACATCTGTTCCCTAGCGCTGATCCTTGCCTTTACAGGCTCGGTAATGTCCTATAATTGGATGAAGTATGTATTGTATAAATCTTTGGGAGGGGACAAGGAAGCTGCATTTATTATTCCGGAAAATATTGGTACAGCCAATATAAACGAGGATGTAAAACCCATGGATCTATTAATTCCGAAACTATGGGCGGCATCGCCAGAGGCAGAAAGTTTTGAACTGCATTACCCCAAATCAGAGGACGAAAGTATTTACGTGGAAGTTTCCAATAGCTCTGGATTATATTACGATTCTGACTTTCGTTTTTTTGACCAACATACCCTGGAGGAAATAGAGACTCCCGGTATATATGGCAAATACGAAGATGCCAAGCTAGCGGACAAAATACTACGGATGAACTACGATATCCATATTGGAGCCATTGGGGGCATTGCCGGAAAAATAATTGCCTTTTTGGTGAGCCTGCTTACCGCCAGTCTGCCCGTTACCGGAATTTTATTGTGGTATGGTAGGACCTATAAAAAGAAGCATAAAAAATTGGCCGAAGTAGAGCTTTAG
- a CDS encoding STING domain-containing protein, producing MKLSLKFLPLKDLFYSIFPTVGTYGGYIQGIAPTLFPNIWIAVGIGLLASVILAVVFYKENVKAYKKSLAEILATGYFMNFTGRFGKLLKTKTPIHFSFPDDKIRTFTANQITVEVGMPTSLKSLTEYAEMVENKYEIVYVREATYSEPFWLRAQLDDNRLIIHEFPRTLFSLSRYLKDDFLDQQLAEKNSKKIYAFFQDKIDQLRIEYSSEISNDKLKFITV from the coding sequence ATGAAATTGAGTCTTAAATTCCTTCCCCTAAAAGATTTGTTCTATTCCATTTTTCCAACAGTAGGCACCTATGGCGGCTATATACAGGGAATAGCGCCTACCTTATTTCCCAATATATGGATTGCCGTGGGCATAGGGCTCCTAGCCTCAGTGATTCTAGCTGTTGTGTTTTACAAGGAAAATGTAAAAGCCTATAAAAAGTCATTGGCCGAAATACTTGCCACGGGTTATTTTATGAATTTTACCGGCCGCTTTGGAAAACTTCTTAAAACCAAAACCCCTATTCATTTTTCTTTTCCGGACGATAAAATAAGGACCTTTACTGCAAATCAAATTACCGTTGAAGTAGGAATGCCGACCAGCCTCAAATCATTGACCGAATACGCAGAGATGGTTGAAAATAAATATGAAATTGTCTATGTGCGTGAAGCCACCTACAGTGAGCCTTTTTGGTTACGGGCACAATTGGACGACAATAGACTAATTATCCATGAATTCCCAAGAACCTTATTCTCCCTCTCCAGGTATTTAAAAGATGATTTTTTAGATCAGCAGCTGGCAGAAAAAAATTCCAAAAAAATATATGCGTTCTTCCAGGATAAGATCGATCAATTAAGAATTGAATATTCCAGTGAAATTTCAAATGACAAATTGAAGTTTATCACGGTATAA
- a CDS encoding cupin domain-containing protein: MKKKENDIRPIILEAGEGRTYRCGSMTAIFKADDQETDEKYSVSEWWLEPNSMGPGAHQHQDNDEVFYVLEGCCSFLIGDQWTEADKGTFLRIPAKTMHDFANRTDQKTGILNFYIPGGFERNMPAIVKWFKNNPNS, translated from the coding sequence ATGAAAAAAAAGGAGAATGATATAAGACCCATTATTTTAGAAGCCGGGGAAGGCAGAACTTACCGCTGCGGTAGCATGACGGCCATTTTTAAGGCGGATGATCAGGAAACCGATGAAAAATACAGTGTCTCAGAATGGTGGTTGGAGCCCAATTCCATGGGTCCCGGGGCTCACCAGCACCAGGACAATGACGAAGTATTTTACGTTCTGGAGGGATGCTGTTCCTTTTTAATAGGGGATCAATGGACCGAGGCCGATAAGGGAACCTTTTTAAGGATTCCTGCCAAAACCATGCATGACTTTGCCAACAGAACGGATCAAAAAACCGGCATCCTAAATTTCTATATCCCGGGAGGTTTTGAACGAAATATGCCAGCAATAGTAAAATGGTTTAAAAACAATCCAAATTCCTGA
- a CDS encoding SRPBCC family protein, with translation MNSITVEAQMMIRKPVEEVFKAFIDPKITTQFWFTKSSGPLKKGKTVTWEWEMYGAVSEVLTKDIVPNKLIATQWGNPATQVDYVFTELTPQNTYVIIKNYGFTETGEELHKTLMNNTGGFTTVLDGLKAYLEHGIQLNLIADKFPQNLKQ, from the coding sequence ATGAACAGTATAACAGTAGAAGCCCAAATGATGATCAGAAAACCCGTGGAAGAGGTTTTTAAGGCCTTTATAGACCCCAAAATTACCACACAATTTTGGTTTACAAAATCTAGTGGCCCCCTCAAAAAAGGGAAAACCGTTACTTGGGAATGGGAAATGTATGGCGCCGTGTCAGAAGTACTCACCAAAGATATTGTCCCCAACAAATTAATTGCAACCCAATGGGGCAATCCTGCCACTCAGGTAGACTACGTATTCACGGAACTAACTCCACAAAACACCTATGTAATCATAAAAAACTATGGTTTTACGGAAACAGGGGAAGAGCTACATAAAACCCTAATGAACAACACCGGTGGATTTACCACTGTTTTAGACGGACTAAAAGCGTATCTGGAGCACGGTATACAGCTCAACCTCATTGCAGACAAGTTCCCACAGAACCTAAAGCAATAA
- a CDS encoding GNAT family N-acetyltransferase, which translates to MKNPIEIKMAKTATDFEQAKKLILEYVAWLGIDLSFQNFDKEIEGLPEMYNYEDGGLFIAYINEEAVGIAGIRRFNKNDGEIKRMFVQPNSRGLGIGQLLLNHCIEKARKLNYDTIKLDTADFMKSAIKLYTDNGFVEIGAYRHNPHESARYYELSLKK; encoded by the coding sequence ATGAAAAATCCTATTGAAATAAAGATGGCCAAAACGGCAACCGACTTCGAACAAGCCAAAAAATTAATCTTGGAATATGTAGCCTGGTTGGGCATTGATCTGTCTTTTCAAAATTTTGATAAGGAAATAGAGGGCCTGCCCGAAATGTACAATTATGAGGATGGCGGATTATTTATTGCCTATATAAACGAGGAGGCTGTTGGCATCGCCGGAATCCGAAGGTTTAATAAGAACGATGGAGAAATAAAACGTATGTTCGTACAACCCAACAGCAGGGGTTTGGGCATAGGACAACTACTACTCAACCATTGTATTGAAAAAGCCAGAAAACTTAACTACGACACCATAAAACTGGACACTGCAGATTTTATGAAATCGGCCATTAAACTGTATACCGATAATGGTTTTGTGGAAATAGGGGCTTACCGCCACAATCCACATGAATCTGCACGGTACTATGAACTAAGCCTAAAAAAGTAG
- a CDS encoding thioredoxin, with amino-acid sequence MKKSVFYHAGCPVCVSAEHEILELVGRDNVEIVHFGQNKSRIPEAEKAGVKSVPALLTPNGNVLHINFGASMADVKG; translated from the coding sequence ATGAAAAAATCGGTTTTTTATCACGCAGGATGTCCCGTATGCGTTAGTGCGGAACATGAAATTTTAGAATTAGTGGGTCGGGATAATGTGGAAATAGTACACTTCGGCCAAAACAAATCCCGTATTCCCGAAGCGGAAAAAGCAGGTGTTAAGTCGGTCCCTGCCCTACTTACGCCCAATGGAAATGTACTGCACATCAACTTTGGAGCTTCCATGGCCGATGTAAAAGGTTAA
- a CDS encoding DUF2024 family protein: MSAMKISVWDTYVAREDGKTMHFDILVPHNLKDKNIIFDYGREFLSTKSFKTNGLSTKACTYCHMEMASDTILEAINRMGYFILEMENCE, translated from the coding sequence ATGAGCGCCATGAAAATATCGGTTTGGGACACTTATGTGGCCCGGGAAGACGGCAAGACCATGCACTTCGATATACTGGTACCCCATAATTTGAAGGACAAGAATATCATTTTTGATTATGGTCGTGAATTTCTATCCACAAAATCGTTCAAAACCAATGGACTATCCACCAAGGCCTGTACCTACTGTCATATGGAAATGGCCAGCGACACCATATTGGAAGCCATAAATAGAATGGGGTATTTTATCTTAGAAATGGAAAATTGTGAATAA
- a CDS encoding MarR family winged helix-turn-helix transcriptional regulator, producing MDKSIFNPDHQETDVSSKIIAGLERISEAFKVLLWDKAKLLGLSPIQIQVLIFIAYHKTEFCNVSHLAKEFNITKPTISDAIRVLDKKGLITKEYSSSDSRSYSIGLSEAGTETIGQISDFANPIKMQLNAVGSSELEALFGTLSKLIYQLNTSGILSVQRTCYGCKFYSKKSDQDYCNLLNKELLNKDIRLDCPEFEVRHAQ from the coding sequence ATGGACAAAAGTATTTTTAACCCAGACCATCAAGAAACGGACGTTTCCAGCAAAATTATAGCTGGACTAGAGCGCATTTCCGAAGCATTCAAAGTCCTGCTTTGGGATAAGGCCAAATTGTTGGGCTTAAGTCCCATCCAAATCCAAGTCCTAATTTTCATTGCCTACCATAAAACCGAATTCTGCAATGTAAGCCACTTGGCCAAGGAATTCAACATAACCAAGCCCACCATTAGCGATGCCATAAGGGTCTTGGACAAAAAAGGACTTATTACCAAAGAATATTCTTCCAGCGATAGTAGAAGCTACTCCATTGGTCTCTCTGAAGCAGGGACAGAGACCATAGGTCAAATTTCCGATTTTGCCAATCCCATCAAGATGCAGCTCAATGCAGTTGGGAGTTCCGAGTTGGAAGCGCTATTTGGCACCTTGAGCAAGCTCATCTATCAACTGAACACAAGTGGGATCCTTAGTGTACAAAGAACCTGCTATGGCTGTAAATTCTACAGTAAAAAAAGTGACCAGGATTATTGCAACTTGCTCAACAAAGAATTGCTCAATAAGGACATCCGATTGGACTGCCCTGAATTTGAAGTAAGACACGCTCAATAA
- a CDS encoding S9 family peptidase yields the protein MKNNWLLYGAFLLSLSISFAQQGNKSSLSIKKIMQGDDFVGHLPSNPQWSLDGQTLYFDWNPEKAQNDSLYAYHLKSAKTIKTDFETSYSLPSSSGVFNQDRTLKLYSKRGDIFLLNLKSQNLIQITRTEDYESAPHFTENGTKVAYRQGNNLFSWDIATGSTVQLTKIKSAKKDDDKSNKDQWLYEDQLGLFEVLRQRKDKKDKTEEAKKLLEAKGPLPIDPDGKSIYNPRINPIGNYLTYLATKSPTNKGTIVPHYVTESGYTEDEDTRSKVGNEPYEYEMFVYDIANKKAYPVILDSLQGLDYVPEYTKDYPDKTYENKNRLGYIDGPLWSEDGKYAVLDINSNDYKDRWIVLLDPKDGSVSLLDHQHDEAWIAGPGIGGYEGGDKGWMPDGKSIWFQSEKTGYSHLYVIDVTTKQTKALTSGQFEIYDPRISKDKKRWYFTANKNHPGDKQFYSMPIGGGKMEQLTHMTGSNEVTLSPDERKMAILHSYTNKPTELYLQDNPIWGKSKAEAKRITYSTTKDFDGYQWRDPQIITFKAEDGEAVHARLYKPSSDVKNRAAIIFVHGAGYLQNAHKWWSTYFREYMFHNLLVDNGYTVLDIDYRGSAGYGRDWRTGIYRHMGGKDLSDHVDGAKYLIDELGIDQDKIGIYGGSYGGFITLMAMFKAPDTFKAGAAIRSVGDWAAYNHGYTARILNTPVMDSLAYRRSSPIYFAEGLKGDLLILHGMIDDNVHFQDMVRLSQRLIELEKHNWEMAVYPVERHSFVEPSSWTDEYTRIFKLFQKSLLDKK from the coding sequence ATGAAAAACAATTGGCTTCTCTACGGCGCATTTCTACTATCTCTTTCCATCAGTTTTGCCCAACAAGGGAACAAATCCAGCTTATCCATAAAAAAAATAATGCAGGGCGATGACTTTGTAGGCCATCTTCCTTCAAATCCCCAATGGTCCTTGGACGGCCAGACCCTGTATTTTGATTGGAATCCAGAAAAAGCCCAAAACGATTCCCTTTATGCCTACCATTTAAAATCGGCCAAAACTATAAAAACCGATTTTGAAACCTCCTACTCCCTTCCCAGTAGTAGTGGAGTTTTTAACCAGGATAGGACCTTAAAGTTATATTCCAAAAGGGGCGACATATTTTTGTTGAACCTTAAGTCCCAAAACCTGATCCAAATAACCAGAACAGAAGATTACGAAAGTGCCCCCCATTTTACAGAGAACGGCACCAAAGTAGCCTACCGACAGGGCAACAATCTTTTTAGCTGGGATATAGCGACCGGGAGTACGGTACAGCTAACCAAAATTAAGTCTGCAAAAAAAGACGACGACAAAAGCAATAAAGACCAATGGCTGTACGAAGATCAATTAGGGCTATTTGAGGTACTGCGCCAACGTAAGGACAAAAAAGACAAAACAGAGGAAGCAAAAAAACTTCTTGAGGCCAAGGGACCTCTCCCTATTGACCCTGATGGTAAATCGATATACAATCCAAGGATAAACCCCATAGGAAATTACCTTACTTACTTAGCTACAAAATCGCCTACAAATAAGGGCACCATTGTTCCCCATTATGTTACGGAATCCGGGTATACCGAAGATGAGGATACAAGATCCAAGGTAGGCAACGAACCTTACGAATATGAAATGTTCGTTTACGACATTGCCAACAAAAAGGCCTATCCAGTGATTTTGGACAGTCTGCAGGGGTTAGATTACGTACCTGAGTACACCAAGGACTATCCGGATAAGACTTATGAAAATAAAAACAGACTGGGCTACATTGATGGGCCACTTTGGAGCGAAGACGGGAAATATGCCGTGCTGGACATTAATAGCAACGACTATAAGGACCGGTGGATAGTACTTCTGGATCCAAAAGATGGCAGTGTTTCTCTTTTGGACCATCAGCATGACGAAGCTTGGATTGCCGGCCCGGGCATTGGAGGATACGAAGGGGGCGATAAGGGCTGGATGCCCGATGGAAAAAGTATCTGGTTCCAATCCGAAAAAACAGGCTACTCACATCTCTATGTCATTGATGTAACTACCAAACAAACCAAGGCATTGACTTCGGGCCAATTTGAAATTTACGACCCACGAATCTCAAAAGATAAAAAACGCTGGTATTTCACGGCCAACAAAAACCATCCCGGAGACAAACAGTTCTATAGCATGCCCATCGGCGGTGGTAAAATGGAGCAACTGACCCATATGACCGGATCCAATGAGGTAACCCTGTCCCCAGACGAGCGTAAAATGGCCATTTTGCATTCGTATACCAACAAGCCTACGGAACTTTACCTACAGGACAATCCTATTTGGGGAAAATCCAAGGCAGAGGCGAAACGCATAACCTATTCCACCACCAAAGATTTTGATGGGTACCAGTGGCGGGACCCCCAAATAATCACCTTCAAGGCCGAGGATGGCGAGGCGGTACATGCGAGGCTGTACAAGCCCAGTTCCGACGTAAAAAATAGGGCGGCCATTATTTTTGTGCATGGAGCCGGCTATTTACAGAACGCCCATAAATGGTGGAGCACTTATTTTAGGGAATATATGTTCCACAACCTCTTGGTGGACAATGGCTATACCGTGCTGGACATAGATTATAGGGGAAGTGCCGGTTATGGCAGGGACTGGCGCACCGGAATTTACAGACATATGGGTGGCAAGGACCTATCCGACCATGTGGATGGGGCCAAATATTTAATTGATGAACTCGGGATCGATCAGGATAAAATTGGTATTTACGGAGGCTCCTACGGTGGATTTATCACCTTAATGGCAATGTTCAAAGCCCCTGACACCTTTAAGGCGGGCGCCGCCATACGATCTGTGGGCGATTGGGCCGCTTACAACCATGGTTATACGGCCCGTATACTCAACACCCCGGTTATGGATAGCTTGGCTTACAGAAGAAGCTCCCCCATTTATTTTGCCGAAGGCTTAAAGGGCGACTTGCTGATATTACATGGCATGATAGACGACAACGTGCATTTTCAGGATATGGTGCGACTATCGCAGCGCTTAATCGAATTGGAGAAACACAATTGGGAAATGGCAGTCTACCCTGTAGAACGGCACAGCTTTGTGGAACCTAGTAGTTGGACAGATGAATACACCAGAATCTTTAAGTTGTTCCAAAAAAGTTTGTTGGATAAGAAGTAG
- a CDS encoding PAS domain-containing protein has translation MGFVDKHYGWRWSEEDPIFKNNNFIHKVLGYDEPKDQSFATDKFKDLFYPGDFDLLQKSWKEYNDGTDHSFEISYRFRHKDGSWRWIKESGLANEFNSSNNPIMGIGTIQEVTDKKKKNTQLKSILKNVSIIILRLRQDSNNNIKVEYISKEALQHWNIPCETLLQDENYMRNLAHKDDLGKIRSSLGHSFAKMEFFECQWRVVSQEDKIIWCQGVGTPILDKDGSRFIDVVITDITKEKIYTEQLKESENKYYNLFQHSPQPSWVYDLESLAFLNVNTAAVERYGYSKKEFLSMTLADIRPKSELRVLEKQVNITRKDYQNLFHGYFKHCNKKGDIILVHLYSSPITYNGKKCRQVIAVDISEKMKYLEFIENQNKSLKKIGWMQSHELRAPLVRLMGLINLLNDHESICKEEMKYINTEIINSANEMDIMTKNIAKIINDTQLKEEENDLQIIANR, from the coding sequence ATGGGATTTGTGGACAAACATTATGGGTGGAGATGGAGCGAAGAAGACCCAATTTTCAAGAATAATAACTTTATTCATAAGGTCTTGGGATATGATGAACCCAAAGACCAATCATTTGCCACGGACAAATTTAAAGACCTTTTCTATCCGGGTGATTTTGATTTACTTCAAAAATCATGGAAGGAATATAATGATGGCACCGATCATTCCTTTGAAATAAGTTATAGGTTTAGGCATAAGGATGGGTCTTGGAGATGGATAAAAGAATCGGGGCTGGCCAATGAATTTAATAGTTCCAATAATCCTATTATGGGCATTGGAACTATTCAAGAGGTTACCGACAAGAAGAAAAAGAATACCCAATTAAAATCCATTCTTAAAAACGTTTCAATTATAATACTTAGGTTGCGACAAGATTCCAACAACAATATTAAAGTTGAATACATAAGTAAAGAGGCTTTACAGCATTGGAACATTCCTTGCGAAACCCTGTTACAAGATGAAAACTATATGCGCAATTTAGCCCATAAGGACGATCTTGGTAAAATTAGGTCCAGCCTAGGCCATTCCTTTGCGAAAATGGAATTTTTCGAATGCCAATGGCGGGTAGTTTCTCAGGAAGATAAGATTATTTGGTGCCAAGGTGTAGGAACTCCAATATTAGATAAAGATGGCAGCCGTTTTATAGACGTTGTTATTACAGATATTACCAAAGAGAAAATATATACCGAACAACTAAAGGAATCCGAAAACAAATATTACAACCTTTTTCAGCATTCCCCCCAGCCGTCATGGGTATATGATCTGGAAAGTTTAGCTTTTCTAAATGTGAATACTGCGGCCGTAGAAAGATATGGGTACAGCAAAAAAGAATTTTTGTCCATGACCTTAGCGGATATTAGGCCAAAAAGCGAATTGAGGGTCTTGGAAAAACAGGTTAATATAACACGGAAAGATTATCAAAACCTATTCCACGGCTACTTTAAACATTGTAATAAGAAAGGAGATATTATATTGGTACATTTATACAGTAGCCCCATCACATATAATGGTAAAAAATGCAGGCAGGTCATTGCCGTAGATATTTCTGAAAAAATGAAATATTTAGAATTTATTGAAAATCAAAATAAGAGTTTAAAAAAGATTGGCTGGATGCAATCCCATGAACTTAGGGCGCCTTTGGTGCGTTTAATGGGTCTCATTAATTTATTAAACGATCATGAATCCATATGTAAGGAGGAAATGAAATATATTAACACGGAAATAATAAATTCGGCCAATGAAATGGATATAATGACAAAAAATATTGCCAAAATTATTAACGACACCCAGCTAAAAGAGGAGGAGAATGACCTACAGATTATTGCAAATAGATGA
- a CDS encoding response regulator: MTYRLLQIDDDPVILFLHDKLLSKYTNSKIGQFENGKLVLDYILQNKDPNKHFMLLLDINMPVMNGWEFMDEISNYELKNNIKAIILTSSADNTDLKKSKTYPNVVNYIQKPLTREKIEKIPLLMKYLELTE, from the coding sequence ATGACCTACAGATTATTGCAAATAGATGACGACCCTGTAATTCTTTTTTTGCATGACAAGTTGCTTTCAAAATACACCAATTCCAAAATTGGACAATTTGAGAACGGAAAATTGGTGCTGGATTATATACTTCAGAACAAGGACCCCAACAAACACTTTATGTTACTTTTGGATATCAACATGCCAGTTATGAATGGATGGGAATTTATGGATGAGATTTCCAACTATGAATTAAAAAATAATATAAAGGCCATAATCTTAACCTCGTCTGCAGATAATACAGACTTGAAAAAATCGAAAACCTATCCCAACGTTGTCAATTATATCCAAAAGCCATTGACCAGGGAAAAGATTGAAAAAATACCGCTGCTCATGAAATATCTGGAATTGACGGAATAA
- a CDS encoding glycoside hydrolase family 16 protein: MKLILYFLLAIIAACGGNKNEESDFVYTNGEKEKVLPTELSLSVEVKGVDSKNPHGDGSGAVQLSAVAKNAIKYGYKFNDKSEEVSTDGTFTYTFKEEGTHDYKITVLAYSSTGDYIDISKTITVFVAQHEVELIWSDEFELDGALSAQNWKMETIAPDNGSWHNGELQHYTNRLDNVYVSEGTLKIVAKKDQYTAQGTTKEYTSARLNSLFSFTYGKIEVRAKLPYGQGTWPAIWMLGSNIETVGWPACGEIDIMEHWGHEPEKISSATHTPSCYGGCTDVTVGTTTITDYSTEFHVYAVEWTKESLRFFIDDEFVYAYNPVAKNKDTWPFTADQFIILNVAMGGSWFTVDPDFVSSTMEVDYVRVYQ, encoded by the coding sequence ATGAAATTGATATTATATTTTTTATTGGCAATTATTGCAGCATGTGGCGGTAATAAAAATGAGGAGAGCGACTTTGTCTATACCAATGGGGAAAAGGAGAAAGTTTTGCCTACAGAGCTTAGCCTGTCCGTTGAGGTGAAAGGCGTGGATTCCAAAAATCCACATGGTGATGGTTCTGGTGCAGTACAGTTATCCGCTGTAGCCAAAAATGCGATTAAATATGGTTATAAGTTCAATGATAAATCGGAGGAAGTAAGTACGGATGGTACGTTCACTTATACTTTTAAGGAGGAAGGTACCCATGATTATAAAATAACGGTCTTGGCCTATTCCAGTACGGGCGACTACATAGATATTTCAAAAACAATTACAGTTTTTGTTGCCCAACATGAAGTTGAACTTATTTGGTCCGATGAATTTGAATTGGACGGGGCACTTTCCGCGCAAAACTGGAAGATGGAAACTATTGCTCCGGATAATGGTAGCTGGCACAATGGGGAATTACAGCACTATACCAACAGACTGGATAATGTTTATGTTTCTGAAGGGACATTGAAAATTGTAGCAAAAAAAGACCAATACACGGCCCAAGGAACCACAAAGGAATATACTTCGGCCAGATTAAATTCCCTGTTTTCGTTTACTTATGGGAAGATAGAAGTAAGGGCGAAACTGCCTTATGGGCAAGGGACATGGCCGGCCATATGGATGTTGGGATCCAATATTGAAACCGTAGGTTGGCCTGCTTGTGGAGAAATAGACATTATGGAGCATTGGGGCCATGAACCAGAGAAAATTTCAAGTGCTACCCATACACCTTCCTGTTATGGTGGATGCACCGACGTAACTGTTGGAACTACCACTATTACGGATTATAGCACGGAATTTCATGTGTATGCGGTTGAATGGACCAAGGAATCCCTAAGATTTTTTATAGATGATGAATTTGTCTATGCCTATAATCCAGTGGCCAAAAACAAGGATACATGGCCGTTTACAGCAGATCAGTTTATTATTTTGAATGTTGCCATGGGGGGAAGTTGGTTCACTGTTGATCCAGATTTTGTGTCCTCTACTATGGAGGTGGATTATGTGCGGGTCTACCAGTAG